Within the Pangasianodon hypophthalmus isolate fPanHyp1 chromosome 19, fPanHyp1.pri, whole genome shotgun sequence genome, the region aaaacaaccaaaaataagGTGAGGCCAAAAAATGTTCTATTGATTCAAATCTGGAACTTAGGAGTTGATAGGGGAAAAAGATATATATCCAAAAGGGGTGCAATCAAGGCCCACTGAGATCCTACTGCACAGTGGTATCATCTGGAACATCCTTCAGAAAGCAGTGACTCCATGGATCCAACGACCAAGGGTGGGTGGCTCGCCATCTTCCTTCCAGAAGAATTCAATAGCATACAAAAAAGAACCTGGCCTGCAATGTAACAGGCACATCCATATTATTATCCATATATCCAGTTACTCATTAATCAGCTGATAGTCAATTAATACAGACCTTAATGTACAATAAACTCTgtttaaacacaataaatgaattcaaatcATGAACTCGACTTCTTAAACATTCACAATCATGTGCTCAATTCACTCAATATACCTACTTCAGATACAGAAAGCCCACTCAGTTAATCATGTTGTCAACAACGTGACTttcatattataaataattaacagtAATCAACATTCACTTTTGTCTATGCATAGAACTTTTACATCACATTCACGTTTCTTACCATGAATCACATTATGCGTTCTCAACAACGCATTAAAAAGGCTGCTCAGCACTAGAGCATTTACATCACACATCAATGATAAAACTCAGGGATGATCAACTCAGAGAAATTATTTGATCATAATATGAAGAATAGCAAATTTTCATCAGCTAATAGACTCTAGTTGCCAGGCAGATTTCCTCATATCAGGTATTACAGACTAAGGTGATTGGAAGACCCAATTGAGGATAATTAATTTATACAAAATCTACCACAGACATTATTTGCTTTTACCCAGGAGTTCCACACAGGGGTTACACAATGCTGTTCTATAACTGTGgagctttgtaagagaaagctctaccctcTGCTGTAGTCGTCACTATTCCAGGCACCAACAAAGagccttttgatcgaagtaggcgtaGCAGATCATAAAACACCGGatgttcactcaggtactgcagCACAAGACCATTCaatgctttataggtcagtagtagtattttataatcaatgcgaaatttgattgtgagccaatgcagtgtggataagatagaggTGATGTGGTCGTATcgtctggttctagtaagaactctggctgctgcattctggactaagtggagcttgtttatgcaccagTAGAATGTCCAGAGAGtgaggcattacaataatccaacctagaatTAACAAAAGCAGGAActgttttttctgcattgtgtagtgacattatatttcttatcttagcaatatttctgagatgaatgAAGGCTATTCTAGTAATATTAGCTACATCAACATCAAGTGAAGCACTGGAGTCAATAAACATGTTGATCTGGAAGATGAGTTCActaagaaataatgaaatttattatgaaataaacaaattttttaaataaatgtggaaaattgatttaaacaaaattaaatgaaattggATTAATTATGGTCATTAACATCATTCACATAAATTTCTATCTGGAATTTAGTTTCAGGTTAAGCAGTCGAATCTCATCAGTAATGCAGTAACCACTCATCTTTATATTCAGCCCTGTTGCACTTAAAGGCCCTTAGTATTtctggaaaagtggaaaatgttACGTGGAATTACGTTTACAGAACTACTGGctacaaaaatgttttagctAATCTAAAGTAATTACAATATTCACAAGATTCAGCATCTTTATAAAGCTCCtaagcaaaataaattacaaagtaAAAGTTTTAGCAAATTGTGTACCATGAGCCATTTCTTTACCTTAGCCATAGTTTAACCTTAgaaatcgaaaaaaaaaaaaaaaaattacattctaGAAAACTAGAAACTTTAAGAGAAAATGCTGAGAAAACATTCCAAATGTAAggctttcagaaaaaaaaccagcagataatgaaagtaaaattaaaagaaaagtgataaaaatcatcaaataatttaaaaaaaaaaaatacatccatCAAGTACAGCAAATTAGTACATTACAAAGGTTTGGAAATGGTGATAAAActtacagcaataaaaatgtttttgtccgATTAAAATATGACACATCTGTCTACAAACTGGGTGAATAATtgcatttatattgtatttcaAGTCTGAattaatttctctttattttattttaacttgtgCATAAACGTCTTCATGGCTCTTGTCTCTGGATGTTCTGGAGGATGAAGGTTTCTTAGCAAAACTCACAGCTGCATAGTTCAAGgcatcttcatcatcagcctGATAAAGAACAAGAGCTGTTTATAAACCAGAGTGGATTAAAGACtacaaataattattacattgaTATTTTGTATATAGTTGTCTGTTAAAATTCTCTGTGTATTGTGGATTGTAGGTCAGAtgtggatttatttaacagaatcACAGTTAATAGAAGACTGGATTACCTGATTGGTGGGAATTTGATGGTTTCTTGATGAAACACCTGAACATTAATACACATAAGTAAAGTTTAAATGTAGAAAGGATTCACATTTTGGTGACAACTTTATACAGTAactctataaataataataataataataaaagtaaacaaaccttttctttgatttttaaataaaactccaATCAGAACCGCGATTAGAATAAGAGATATTATTATGGAGGTTGTTAAGGCAATAATCCAATACACATTTcctgaaatgataaaaaaaatggacaacTTGTATGAatattgtatgattttttttaacaggaaatgGTTTTAACTAGAGAAgattctgttatagaaagtgaaaagaaagcTTATTTGATCAAAACTCTTACCTGTGTAAGAATCTGTGTTCTTGTTAACTGTTCCAGGTGTAGGACAGAGTTTCATCTCTTtacctttacaaataaaatggaaaagcagcaaataaacagaaatgatactaaatatggataatgtgaaatattcaacatttaatgCATATGTACACATAATTCTGGTTAAAGTGTTGATCTGGAATTAGCAGGTGTGTGATGTGGAAAATATGATGTTATCTTtgaagttataaaaaaaattttagaaataaagtGGACTACTGCATTGTATATTCACTTcagattttacttttattaaatgcattttttgtattgttCCATGACTTCCTCTCTAATTTGTTCATGGCCAATTCCCTTCATCCAGTTaggtctcccctatcacacaacagctatcAACCAGGCAGGGCGAAGTCTATCACGTGCTAtttctgagacatgtgaagccagccagctgcatcttttcgaaatgctgctcatgcaacatcagggtgtggaataacacactcacagatgcccatgattggatagtgttgctgtgattgacaggggagagagagtatgtcccTCCCTCCCCGAGAGCACggacaattttgctctcttggactccaaGCCACAGATGGTTGTGGCATCGTCTGGATTAGAGCTCGAGACGATAGGGTGAACGATTTTCTACTGCGCCACTCAGGAGCTCTTAAATGCAGCTGTAAGTATAGCTGGTAAATACCTCCACATTACAGTTAGACCAAAGTCATTCCAGTATACAGCCAATATAAGCAATTAGCTCGAGTTAAATCTTACACATTGTTTTCTTAAATCAGAATTTCTTccatttgtttttgaatttttaatttgatcTTAATTTGAAAACAAGGAGGATTATTGGAAAGACAATAATCATGAAGGCAAGAACTCCAACTCTAACAATGGAGAGCCAGAACAGCACATGCATCTGATCAGTACAAATGTAACCtgtatggaaaaataaaattgttttaaaaaaacatcggAAGTAATGATGAAACAGCTGATGAAACAGCTAAAGTACATAATGgagtacacagaaaaaaatactttacaatATTGGATGATTTATTAACAGGAAAATTTTTTAACTAGAGAAaattctgttatagaaagtgaAAGGAAGCTTATTTGATCAAAACTCTTACCTTTTCCATCGCTGCTGTCTGAACCCTGGAGTGTAACAGAATCTGTGTTCTTGTTAACTGTTCCAGGTCTACGACTGGGTTTCATCTCTTcacctttacaaataaaatggaaaagcagCAAATAAACCGAAATGATagtaaatatgaataatgtgaaatattcagcaTTTAATGCATATGTATACATAATTCTGGTTAAAGTGTTGATCTGGAATTAGCAGGTTATCAGAGTAAAACTGTTTACCTTCAAATTGCAGACATGTTCCAGATGTGAACTTTAGTAAACTTCCATCCAGTTCTCCACAAAAATATTCTCCTCCATCATCTTCTCTTGCTCCATTAATGTAGAGATCAAACTTATGGtcatttacagtaatactgAAGCGGCTATCTTTAAATCCCTCAGCAAATATGTAGCCCAAAGCGTTACTGTATGGTTTTGCAAAAAACTGAGGCAATTTTCCAAAACTCTGTCTGtaccaaaataaattatttttgtttttgacgCTGCTAATGTTACACTCCATAGTTACATTTTCTCCACGCTTTACTCTTTTCACGTGAAGCTCCCTGATGTCAGaagtttttactgtaaaaaagtgtttaatatttaatgtttaatgatgtcactaaattagttaaatatgtaatattactattttaaatgaaagttttcaAAATGTTACTCACCAGCTGTGCAGAGACAAAGCAGAGAGTAAAGAGCGACAAAGAGTGTGATCATCGTTCCTGTTTAGACAAAGTGATAGTGAGGTAATGaacttgtgtgttcagtagaaaaCCAGGTCCAGACTCACGCCTGATTGGATGTTTTGAAGCTGTGGACTGATTTGATTGGTCCATTAGCTGTAAGGAGATGTGAAGCTCACAGTGAATTCTTGTCTATTCTGATGCTGTGATGAGTCACATGACTTTACAGATATGATCTACTGGAGCTCTATCAGTCCTGTGTGCTGGAACCTCTCTGATAGAAGAAGTTTAATGAAGTGCTTTTAGGTCAGCAGATCTAACAACCCCAAAGAGGAATAATGTGTAATCCCGCTGTGGGGGGAGCGGGACGCAGTACAGTTTCAGTATGgtcctttcacaaatcatttgtctaaggtagaaactggagtgagcttttatacagggttttacagcAACCATCAGATACTTGGTGGGGAAGAAGCTCATCTGTATTATTTAAGATGTAGACAATAGAAAGGTTTACAGTAGAAAAGgttactttctttatttatttctttttaaaagctgTTGCCTACAGCAGttaataagaaagtgtgcatAAAAATGTATAGTGTTTACGTTTAATTCTAAAAAGAGGAGTGGCAGCTTTTTTCCTCGATGTGCTTtgtggttactgtaaaaccctgcatatacacacactagagTTTCTACACAATGGGCTTTACCATCgatcattaaattatatatttaaagacaTGTTCTTACCACCTATTGAATCcacatgttttgtgtgttaattAACTTTCTAACCACATCAATGCACTTACCCTTTTAAGTTTCATATGCAGTGTTACTTAATGACATTAACAGCATTTGAATGTAAATTAGTCACAGTAGTTAAGTACTTAGCATTTCTAGCTAAGTCCGAGCATTTCTAacataatgaatgaatgcagtgtGTTATTTACACTTGTGTAACTCCAATTACTAACTGATGCCTTTGAATGTATGTTTCACTTTCACTCCTTTCATGCAAATTTAACACCTCGACATCACATTGTGGTCCGGGGGTCACTGTGTGGAGGAGTGGAACTTACTGGATAGCTGAGTGAGGTAGCTAGTGAGGCCAGTACACTTCCAGTTTCAGGTTTGGTGATGTTGGGGAAAGGGTTGTTATTGTCAGTGGAGGAGACAGAATGCCTTATTGATAAGTAAAACTACACGTTGCTAGGACTGGAGCAACTTCACTGTAATGAGCTCACCCTTGTGCCACGAGTGTTTGTACagagaacattaaaaaatacacacgtcTCATGTTAACACAAAtagctttgtggtttctgagtTTCTGATACCAAGTGTTTTAATCAGCAGCTCACACTGACTTATTTTGGGTCACTTCAACAGTCCAAATGTCTTTATGTTAGAATCTCAGGCTAACACACAAAAAGAGCTGGagatcattaataataattcacaaaaaatatcatGTAGAATGTTGAGAGCACTATTTATTCAAACTGTGCTACAGACTATGCTTTGTAAAACAGGACTGCGCTAGCACATCTCTGCATGCCACATTTACCCATAATCCTCCCCTCTGTATCacgacacaaagacacaaatacGTGTTAAAACAGAAGTTTAAACCAggctttactgtgtgtgtgtctgtgtgtgtgtctctgtgtttagATGTCAACACTGGAGGGGTGGGCCACTACATCAGTGAAGAGCCAAGTACTGAGCCTGAGCCATgaatccatcacacacactgaaaaatacaaacagtgtGACCTAAGAAAAACACTTAACATGAtataaattttcattaaatctgTTCCCGATCTCTTTGGTGGTGGTATGGACTACACGTAACAATGCACCATATTTCTAGACCCGAAGTGCCGGCTGTGTGCTACCACATCTCCATCTCGGTCAGAACCACTGGATTTATAAAAGTCTAACATCTCTAACAGCCCTGATAAAGAAAGAATCAAACCCTTTAGTTTATAACTCTCACTTTAAACCACAGTGTTGTttccattaacactgacacaTACACTCTGGTGTGAGATGGAAACTATAGGACAAAAGTCTCAAACCAAACACCAGCGTGAGGTCATTAAGGTTTTTACCACATCAAAGGTGCTGAAACTGCCAGACTCATAGACTGAAGCAGCACTTTGTCTAAAAGTTTTGCATTGAAGATTTTTGATATGTTTTATACAGGTTAATCATTAAAGGACTCATATGTACCAAAAGCTGTGAGATTATACTTTAATTATTACCAATTCTTTCTCTGTTGTTATGTCCTTTAGGGTGGATAACAGGCCTGGCACAGATAGAGCACAGACTGTAGTACAGTTTGAATAAATAGTGCTCTCAAAATTCTTCATGATATTTTTagagacattttaattaatgatctCCAGCTCTTTTGTGTATCAGCCTGAGATTCTAACACAACGACATTCGGACTGTTGAAGTGACCCAAAATAAGTCAGTGTGAGCTGCTGATTAAAACACTCGGtctcagaaactcagaaacCACAATGCTATTTCTGTTAAACTAAAACAACTGCATGATGTGAGAGAGCTGCTGCAGCCAGTAACACTTCTACAAATGCATTAAGagcattttcacacttggcctgaaCACTTGAGTAAACTCTCATGACTTCTAGGCttgtttgggggcggggctcataATCCCAGATTTGCTTTCACACAGAGGAATTAATTCTGAGCAATGGATCACTTCTGCAATTCCATATGTCACTTATGCATATGCAAATTTGCTGGAGGTTCatccttttattgttttttattagtttcatttGGTAGCAGCACTCAAGTAACATGTCATCATGGAGGAATCCCTGCAAATGAGGAGCTGTTCTGGGGTAAGAAGATTTTAGCCACGGAGGCCAACATGAgacgtgtgtattttttaatgttctctGTACAAACACTCACAGCACAAGAGTCAGCTCATTACAGTAAAGTTGCTCCAGTCCTAGCaaagtgtgattttatttatcaataagGCATTCTGTCTCGTCCACTGACAATAACAACCCTTTCCCCAACATCACCAAACTTGAAACTGGAAGTGTACTGGCCTCACTGGCTACCTCACTCAGCTATCCAGTAAGTTCCACTCCTCCACACAGTGACCCCCGGACCACGACGTGATGTCGAGGTCTGTAATTTACATGAaagaagtgaaagtgaaaattaCATACAAAGGCATCAGTTAGTAATTGGAGTTACACAAGcataaatcacacactacatTCATTCATGCTTATGTTAGGAATGCTGGGACTTAGCTAGAAATGCTAAGTACTTAACTACTGTGACTAATTTACATGTCAAATGCTGTTAATGTCATTAAGTAACACTGAACATGAAACTTAAAAGGGTAAGAGCATTGATGTGGTTAGAAAGTTAATTAACACATGAAACGTGTGGAGTTGATAGATGGTAAGAACTGGTcgttaaatatataatttaatgatcGATGGTAAAGCCCATTGTGTAGAAActctagtgtgtgtatatgcagggttttacggtaaccacaAAGCACATCAACGAAAAAAGCTACCACTCCtctttttataattaaacataaacactatacatttttatgcacactttcttattaaCTGCTGCAGGCAacatcttttaaaaagaaataaagaataaaaccttTTCTACTGTAAAcctttctagtgtctacatcttaaaTAATACAGATGAGCTTCTTCCCCACCAAGTATCTGATGGTTgctgtaaaaccctgtataaaagctcactccagtttctaccttAGACAAATGATTTGTGAAAAGACCATACTGAAACTGTACTGCGTCCCGCTCCCCCACAGCGGGATTACACATTATTCCTCTTTGGGGTTGTTAGATCTGCTGACCTAAAAGCACTTCAttaaacttcttcttcttcttcttctcatctgTATTAAACCTTCAGAGTCGAGGGAGATAACCCTGCAGAGAAGTGCTCCTGCAGAAACTCCAgaactgtaccaactgggcagttgacTGGGTCTTGCATTCGCTGTCCGCAccaagaagtgaaaagtttccacttcaaggcgtacagtttccttgtggtgggagctctggactggagtatggtctcaacaacctcagTTGAGAGACCGGATGCTAGGAGCTGTGCCCCGTCAGGGGCCACGCACACAGCTTCCATAACTCCAGGCGGGGGTGAAGGATGGTGCCCCCCCGTCTGAaagaggaggtccctcctgatcggaatctccagTCGACAGCCGTCGAGGAGGGACAcaaggtccgagaaccatacttgGGCCGGCCAGAACGAGGCTACTAGCAGAAGACGGATCCCGTCCTGGCGTaatctctccagaactcccgggagcagagcgatcGGGGGAAAAACATAAAGACGAAGCCTCGGCCACATCTGCACCATGGCATCCAGCCCAAGCGGAGCTGGATGCGTGAGGGAGAACCAGAGCGGACAGTGTGTCATTTCCTGCGATGCAAATAGATCCATTTCTGCCTGGCCGAACTCCCTCCAGAGGAGCtgcaccacctcggggtggagcctccattcctCAGGCCTCAGCCCCTGTCTCGGCAGGATGTCTGCTCCCTGATTGAGGTGCCCAGGGATGTAGACTGCTCTGAGTGAGAGGAGCTTTCCCTGAGCGTACAGTAGGATCTGGTTTGCCAGCCTGTATAGGGGGCGCGAGTGCAGACCCCCCTGTCGGTTGATGTAGGAGACCACCGATGTGTTGTCTGAGCGGACAACCACATGATGTCCCCTTAGGTCTGGAAGGAAGTGTTTAAGAGCtcgaaacacggccagcatctccaggcagtttatGTGTCACATGAGATGATGGCCTTCCCACAGACCCTGGGCAGAGTGGCCACTCATGACCCATGAGGGAGGCGTCCATCATTAGCATTACATGACGACAAGGAGCCCCCAGCACCAGGCCTTGTGACAGGAACCaaggtttcttccacatgtctaaggcacgtaAGCATCGCcacgtgaccttgatcatgtacagcaggccaaaaggtatcatGTTGGATGCCGAGCCGCTATCTGGCCGTTTCTTTGGTGACCCGGAGCGATAGATCTGTGGCCCGACATAGTTCAGCGACCACGTCGGATTCCCCTTCCTCCCTTTCATCTAGGTCTTttagcaggtcggcctggtatgCCTGCagcaccgccatggtgtgcagacacacaccggcctgacctgccaCCGTATAAGCTTTGCCAACCAGGCTGGATGTCAGTCTTACTGGCCTGGTGGGAAGCCTTGgggccttcagggacgatgctgAATACGGGGAGAGATAGCTCGCGAGCGTCTCCTCCACCATCGGCATCACCCCGTATCCATTCTCATTCAGCTCTGTGATGTTTGAGTAATTCGAAACAGTAGGGCTGAAGAGTCAGAAAGAATATGGTTTCTCCCACAATCTAGACACCTCGGCGTGGAGATCAGGGAAAAACGGAAGGCCCCGTCGTGAGAGCTGTGATTTAGCTCAAAGGAAGTGCTCATCCAG harbors:
- the LOC113524711 gene encoding uncharacterized protein LOC113524711, with product MITLFVALYSLLCLCTAVKTSDIRELHVKRVKRGENVTMECNISSVKNKNNLFWYRQSFGKLPQFFAKPYSNALGYIFAEGFKDSRFSITVNDHKFDLYINGAREDDGGEYFCGELDGSLLKFTSGTCLQFEGEEMKPSRRPGTVNKNTDSVTLQGSDSSDGKGVSSRNHQIPTNQADDEDALNYAAVSFAKKPSSSRTSRDKSHEDVYAQVKIK